A single region of the Candidatus Sungiibacteriota bacterium genome encodes:
- a CDS encoding alpha/beta fold hydrolase gives MRPLWVILLLVFLGGAGYLAFFRETVQRGAIKGATFMSEPIVVKTRDGVTIAGDFYSGGSRGVLFLHMMPANRKSWTAFAEKLQSAGFSALAIDLRGHGESQGGPEGYKKFSDEEHQASRLDVEAAAEFLKEKGVVELSLAGASIGANLALQYLVDKAEAHSAILLSPGLDYRGVKIDSALQRLQTNQGVYLVASEEDSYSFESVQMLATQTPLSDKRVLKIFQNSGHGTVMLEQNAEFMDELIGWLKKF, from the coding sequence ATGCGGCCGCTCTGGGTTATTTTACTTTTGGTATTCTTGGGTGGGGCGGGTTATCTTGCCTTTTTCCGAGAAACAGTGCAGCGGGGCGCGATAAAAGGCGCAACGTTTATGAGCGAACCCATAGTCGTAAAAACAAGGGATGGGGTCACAATTGCTGGGGATTTTTACTCCGGTGGAAGCAGAGGCGTTTTATTCCTTCATATGATGCCTGCGAATAGAAAAAGTTGGACTGCTTTTGCGGAAAAATTGCAAAGCGCCGGATTTTCGGCGCTTGCCATTGATCTTCGTGGGCACGGCGAATCGCAAGGAGGACCGGAGGGGTATAAAAAATTTTCCGACGAGGAACACCAAGCGTCACGTTTGGACGTTGAGGCGGCCGCCGAGTTTTTGAAAGAAAAAGGGGTCGTCGAACTTTCTCTTGCCGGCGCGTCCATTGGAGCAAATCTCGCGCTGCAGTATCTTGTGGATAAGGCGGAGGCGCATTCTGCGATTTTACTTTCCCCGGGGCTTGATTATCGCGGAGTCAAAATAGACTCCGCCCTGCAGCGGTTGCAGACAAATCAGGGAGTATACTTAGTTGCGAGCGAAGAAGATTCTTATTCGTTTGAGTCCGTGCAGATGCTTGCCACCCAGACCCCTCTTAGCGATAAGCGTGTATTGAAAATTTTCCAGAACTCGGGACACGGCACCGTCATGCTTGAGCAAAACGCGGAGTTTATGGATGAGCTGATAGGCTGGCTTAAAAAATTTTAA
- a CDS encoding DoxX family protein — MIESLLNPPLAHFILRVVLGVLIVAHGYPKLFKGFSGFAGWLDSIGLRPGKFWALVAGAVEFLGGIFLILGLWVQVVAILFAIQMLVAMWKVKWGKVGLTAQGGWELDLIYLAVAIALALMGPGYYVIF, encoded by the coding sequence ATGATTGAATCACTGCTAAATCCTCCCTTGGCGCATTTCATTCTCCGTGTTGTCTTGGGGGTTTTAATAGTAGCTCACGGCTACCCTAAATTATTTAAAGGTTTTTCTGGATTTGCCGGCTGGCTTGACTCTATTGGGCTAAGGCCCGGCAAATTCTGGGCACTGGTTGCGGGGGCGGTAGAGTTTCTTGGAGGCATATTTTTGATTCTTGGTTTGTGGGTGCAGGTTGTGGCCATACTTTTTGCCATCCAGATGCTGGTGGCTATGTGGAAAGTAAAATGGGGCAAGGTTGGCCTTACGGCACAGGGCGGCTGGGAACTTGACTTGATTTACCTTGCGGTAGCGATCGCGCTGGCCCTCATGGGCCCGGGTTATTACGTAATTTTTTAA
- a CDS encoding alpha/beta fold hydrolase, translated as MSFRATLVIVVSVFALLLGALFALPVYKKEYAKVEIKGVSLLVEVARDSQSRARGLAGRDKIPAQGGMLFVFDQPAAYGIWMKDMKIPIDIFWIKNGVVVDLEENVIPFKSGLRDTSPPIFRPDVTALYVLETSAGLAQKHGIKIGDEIKTFFRNEFAQIASPTAVAVEEPPPVGGEYFIETLRLAPAEGGEFKIKKLLTKNKFYRKFAISYKSGKFAVSGVMNVPMGAIPRGGFPVLILNHGLISPEIYYTGRGSRREQDFFARQGYITIHPDYRGLGETDPKLVCPSTLSYTKDGCHHDFYVGYTDDLVNLVDALKKLNSKLIDVKRMGMWGHSMGGGMAARVMVLNPDIRAYVLFAPISADVEDNFYELKSKEITWLRETYGMGSEVYKKMSPLTYFAEVQAPVQLHHASTDKDVPVEFSEKMYEALKNSGKKVEFYKYPGEGHEFGDAWSLAAERALQFFDKYVKGAR; from the coding sequence ATGTCTTTTCGGGCTACGTTGGTTATTGTTGTCTCGGTTTTCGCGCTTTTACTTGGCGCGCTTTTTGCCCTGCCCGTTTATAAAAAAGAATACGCCAAAGTTGAAATTAAGGGCGTTTCTCTTTTGGTTGAGGTGGCGCGCGATTCTCAATCGCGCGCCCGAGGCCTTGCCGGCCGCGATAAGATTCCGGCGCAGGGCGGTATGCTTTTTGTTTTTGATCAACCAGCCGCCTACGGCATCTGGATGAAAGATATGAAAATTCCCATTGATATTTTCTGGATTAAAAACGGGGTAGTGGTTGATTTGGAGGAAAACGTGATCCCGTTCAAGAGCGGCTTGAGAGATACCTCCCCGCCGATTTTTAGGCCAGACGTTACGGCGCTTTACGTTTTGGAAACTTCCGCCGGACTGGCCCAAAAACACGGTATAAAAATAGGAGATGAGATAAAAACATTTTTCAGAAACGAATTTGCCCAAATTGCTTCTCCGACCGCAGTCGCCGTGGAGGAGCCTCCGCCGGTTGGCGGCGAATATTTTATTGAGACCCTGCGTCTTGCTCCTGCCGAGGGAGGAGAGTTTAAAATAAAAAAACTTCTCACCAAAAATAAGTTCTACCGCAAATTTGCGATTAGCTACAAATCCGGCAAATTCGCCGTAAGCGGGGTTATGAACGTTCCTATGGGCGCTATACCACGGGGCGGATTCCCGGTGCTTATCTTAAACCACGGTCTGATCTCTCCCGAGATTTATTATACCGGCCGCGGTTCTCGTCGGGAGCAGGATTTTTTTGCGCGCCAGGGTTATATAACTATCCATCCCGATTATCGGGGCTTGGGCGAAACTGACCCTAAATTAGTTTGTCCCTCTACCCTAAGTTACACCAAGGACGGCTGCCACCATGATTTTTATGTTGGCTATACGGATGACCTCGTAAATCTGGTTGATGCCTTAAAAAAATTAAATTCAAAATTAATTGATGTAAAACGTATGGGCATGTGGGGACATTCTATGGGCGGAGGTATGGCGGCGCGAGTTATGGTTTTGAATCCTGACATACGAGCCTATGTTTTATTTGCTCCCATTAGCGCGGACGTGGAGGATAATTTTTATGAATTGAAATCAAAAGAAATAACGTGGCTGCGGGAGACTTACGGAATGGGAAGCGAGGTTTATAAAAAAATGTCGCCGCTGACTTATTTTGCGGAAGTCCAAGCGCCGGTGCAGCTGCATCACGCGTCAACTGATAAAGACGTTCCGGTTGAATTTTCAGAGAAAATGTACGAGGCGCTAAAAAACTCCGGCAAAAAAGTGGAGTTTTATAAATATCCGGGCGAAGGACACGAATTTGGAGATGCCTGGTCTTTAGCCGCAGAGCGCGCCCTGCAGTTTTTTGATAAGTATGTGAAGGGGGCTCGGTGA
- a CDS encoding WYL domain-containing protein — protein MRDTLVIDIETKKSFAEVGGEKNIRELGISVAGVYSYAKDAFFAFEEQELPKLEDLLSDTGHIIGFNINHFDIPVMEPYLDGVSFAKFAVTDMFEDAVNFLGHRVGLDGLAKATLGSGKTGHGLEALEWFKQGRIEEVKKYCLDDVRLTRDLYEYGKKHDHLLFESFIDGKIHSIPVSWGKEIKKPILQILEEAFDSRQRLSIEYVSSEDSDGLGFKKARLIDVYKIKPNGEIEAYCHLRQGLRNFRINRILKAEPTSDSYSVPQDFQHTLFT, from the coding sequence ATGCGTGATACTCTGGTCATAGATATTGAAACCAAAAAATCTTTTGCCGAGGTTGGCGGAGAAAAAAACATACGCGAACTTGGTATTTCGGTTGCGGGCGTCTATTCATATGCAAAGGACGCCTTTTTTGCGTTTGAGGAACAGGAACTGCCCAAGCTTGAAGACCTGCTTAGTGATACCGGCCACATCATTGGGTTTAATATAAACCATTTTGATATTCCGGTAATGGAGCCGTATTTGGACGGTGTTTCTTTTGCAAAGTTTGCCGTAACCGATATGTTTGAAGACGCGGTCAATTTTTTGGGACACCGCGTGGGGTTGGACGGATTGGCCAAGGCAACGCTGGGTAGCGGAAAAACAGGCCACGGTCTTGAGGCCTTGGAGTGGTTTAAGCAGGGAAGAATTGAGGAGGTAAAAAAGTACTGTTTAGACGATGTTCGCCTGACACGCGATCTTTATGAATACGGCAAAAAGCACGACCACCTGCTTTTTGAGTCCTTTATAGACGGGAAAATTCACTCTATTCCAGTTTCTTGGGGCAAAGAAATAAAAAAGCCAATTTTGCAAATTCTGGAGGAGGCATTTGATAGTCGCCAACGACTCTCCATAGAGTATGTTTCTTCCGAAGATAGCGACGGCCTCGGGTTTAAAAAAGCGCGGCTGATTGATGTTTATAAAATAAAACCCAACGGGGAGATTGAAGCGTATTGCCACCTGCGTCAGGGATTGAGAAATTTTAGAATAAATCGTATATTGAAGGCAGAGCCAACGAGTGATTCTTACTCGGTTCCTCAAGATTTTCAACACACACTTTTTACTTAA
- a CDS encoding ribonuclease H-like YkuK family protein codes for MFNQEITFYSQTLGRLNFEDMIREVVKFVKSQPQRFYKIIIGTDSEASSPVSLVTAVTIWRVGNGAIHFWTKSEERKFVTLRDRIWQEAISSITMAQEVRGRLKEVLGDEFFWDGNEVHVDIGENGPTKELIDSVVGMIKGYNFEPVIKPYAFGASTVADKHT; via the coding sequence ATGTTCAATCAGGAGATAACATTTTATAGCCAAACTCTGGGGAGGTTAAACTTTGAGGACATGATCCGCGAGGTCGTTAAATTTGTAAAAAGCCAGCCGCAGAGATTTTATAAAATCATTATCGGTACTGACTCCGAAGCGTCCAGTCCGGTTTCTCTGGTAACCGCAGTAACTATCTGGAGGGTGGGCAACGGCGCCATACATTTTTGGACAAAATCGGAGGAAAGGAAATTCGTCACCCTGCGCGATCGCATCTGGCAGGAAGCCATAAGTTCCATTACTATGGCGCAGGAAGTACGCGGACGCCTCAAAGAAGTTTTGGGGGATGAATTTTTCTGGGACGGCAACGAAGTTCACGTTGACATCGGCGAGAACGGGCCGACCAAGGAACTTATTGATTCTGTGGTGGGGATGATAAAAGGATATAATTTTGAACCGGTCATAAAACCGTACGCCTTTGGCGCATCTACCGTCGCCGACAAGCACACCTAG
- a CDS encoding dUTP diphosphatase, with translation MKVRIRRIDKSLPLPGYKTQGAVAFDLAARLSMTITPRSVAYIPLNVALEPPEGYMLLLAARSSLHKKGLMLANGVGIGDRDFSGNEDEYHAALYNFTDGEVTVERGERVVQGMLKPYEKAEWHEVEDLENISRGGFGTTGPF, from the coding sequence ATGAAAGTCCGTATCCGAAGAATAGATAAATCTCTTCCTTTGCCGGGGTATAAAACCCAAGGCGCAGTTGCTTTTGATCTGGCGGCGCGTCTTTCCATGACCATTACCCCGCGGTCAGTTGCTTATATTCCCCTTAATGTGGCGTTGGAACCGCCGGAGGGCTATATGCTGCTCCTGGCAGCGCGCTCTTCTCTTCATAAAAAGGGTTTGATGCTGGCCAACGGCGTAGGAATCGGTGACCGTGATTTTTCCGGAAACGAGGACGAGTATCACGCCGCGCTTTATAATTTCACCGACGGCGAAGTTACTGTTGAGCGTGGAGAGAGGGTGGTGCAGGGGATGCTTAAACCCTACGAGAAAGCAGAATGGCACGAGGTGGAGGATTTAGAAAATATCTCCCGTGGAGGTTTTGGCACGACTGGCCCATTTTAA
- a CDS encoding peptidoglycan-binding protein produces the protein MGVSILIISGRKPRRSAVQTRELPAKRELPSPGMNASPELRSDKGRTEAEEITPLEARSPGRFSEDERGLSEENHAPQGVAAVIFLAIFLLPLFTNAQGFNKNLYFGMRNNSEVVRLQEFLRDLGYFTYPTSTGNYFTATLNAVKKFQKDNGIPAIGGYFGPQSRTIANRLLSPVEEATSSATKTVKTKTSPYKGKIVISFVSGKSEDPKAEYLILANKTEKEKVIISDWFIEISSGARFTIPKGYELPGFSTLPSDPIALRPGDRATITVGRQEKNADFRQNVCTGYFDEETVYSPTLSHQCPRPDTGRLISLSDQCLRIIDATPTCRLSRPGPYIDSDCSQYLNRSLNYTGCVADYRNRKDFYSQEWLIWMQKNQEFFRNVREHIILRDPQGRVVDEYSY, from the coding sequence ATGGGGGTTTCTATTCTTATTATCTCTGGCAGAAAACCACGCCGCTCTGCGGTCCAGACGCGAGAGCTTCCCGCGAAGCGGGAGCTCCCGTCTCCGGGGATGAATGCCAGCCCGGAGTTACGGTCCGACAAGGGTCGGACCGAAGCGGAGGAGATAACCCCGCTTGAAGCCCGATCGCCAGGGCGATTTTCTGAAGACGAGCGAGGCTTGTCTGAAGAAAACCACGCCCCTCAGGGCGTGGCAGCGGTTATTTTTCTAGCGATATTTCTACTACCGCTTTTCACCAACGCGCAGGGGTTTAACAAAAACCTCTATTTTGGCATGAGAAACAACTCGGAGGTGGTAAGACTTCAGGAGTTCCTGCGCGATCTTGGCTATTTTACCTATCCCACATCAACCGGAAATTATTTTACAGCCACACTGAACGCCGTTAAGAAGTTCCAAAAAGATAATGGCATTCCGGCCATTGGCGGTTATTTTGGTCCGCAGTCGCGTACGATTGCCAACCGCCTTCTTTCTCCGGTAGAGGAGGCGACCTCGAGCGCCACAAAGACCGTCAAGACAAAAACCTCCCCCTATAAAGGTAAAATTGTTATTAGTTTTGTTTCCGGCAAGAGCGAAGATCCAAAAGCAGAGTATTTGATTCTGGCAAATAAAACCGAAAAGGAAAAAGTTATTATATCCGATTGGTTTATAGAAATTTCGTCCGGAGCAAGATTTACAATACCCAAGGGATATGAGCTTCCCGGATTTTCGACTCTTCCCTCCGACCCCATCGCTCTTAGGCCTGGAGACCGTGCTACTATTACTGTTGGCCGACAGGAGAAAAACGCAGACTTCAGGCAAAATGTATGTACTGGTTATTTTGACGAGGAGACTGTTTATAGTCCAACCCTTTCCCATCAGTGTCCGAGACCCGACACCGGCCGCCTTATCAGCCTCTCCGATCAGTGTCTTAGAATAATTGATGCAACACCAACGTGTCGTCTATCCAGGCCCGGCCCCTACATTGATTCCGACTGCTCGCAATATCTGAACAGAAGCCTAAACTACACAGGCTGCGTTGCTGACTATCGTAATAGAAAAGATTTTTATTCTCAGGAGTGGCTGATCTGGATGCAGAAGAATCAGGAGTTTTTCCGCAATGTCCGCGAGCATATTATTTTGCGCGACCCCCAAGGGCGGGTAGTGGACGAATATAGTTACTAA
- a CDS encoding MBL fold metallo-hydrolase — MKLSFHGGAREVTGACYLLETAQTKILIDCGLFQGCDECADLNFEKFKFEPRKIDLLVVTHAHLDHVGRIPKLVQEGFSGKIYSTAPTQELARLILEDAFHLMRRDSKKMYDEEDLEKTFRLWEDVPYHKILETGDIKFRLNNAGHILGSSLVELWAENKHWLFSGDLGNLPSALLPPPETFKNIEYLVLESTYGNRTHEDPGERVLMLERAVEDVTARHGMLMIPAFATERTQDILFLLNEMLLFKRIPEIPVFVDAPLAIRVTSVFEKYTDHYKEEIRELFRQHPNLFKFKKLKFTESVEESKKINDVPPPKVVIAGSGMMNGGRILHHARRYLPDPKSILLIIGYQAAGSLGRRLIDGEKTVKLFGEEISVAAEIRKINGFSAHADNPQLFDFVDRNRDALKRVFVVQGEEPQALHFMQEIKDRLGVQADAPTLYQEFEI; from the coding sequence ATGAAATTATCATTCCACGGCGGTGCCCGGGAGGTGACAGGAGCGTGTTATCTTTTAGAGACCGCCCAAACAAAAATTCTTATTGATTGCGGACTTTTTCAGGGGTGCGACGAGTGCGCGGATTTAAATTTTGAGAAATTTAAGTTTGAGCCGCGAAAAATTGACCTGCTGGTTGTAACGCATGCCCACCTTGATCACGTGGGCCGGATCCCCAAACTTGTCCAAGAGGGATTCTCCGGAAAAATTTATTCCACCGCTCCGACACAAGAATTGGCTCGTTTAATTTTGGAGGATGCGTTTCATCTGATGCGGCGCGACAGTAAAAAGATGTATGACGAAGAGGATTTGGAAAAAACTTTCCGGCTTTGGGAGGACGTTCCTTATCACAAAATTCTTGAAACAGGGGATATAAAATTTCGTCTTAATAATGCCGGCCACATATTGGGCTCAAGCCTTGTTGAACTTTGGGCAGAGAATAAACATTGGCTTTTTAGCGGGGATCTTGGCAACTTGCCCTCTGCCCTTCTGCCCCCGCCGGAAACCTTCAAAAATATTGAATATTTGGTTTTGGAGTCAACTTATGGAAATCGCACTCACGAGGATCCGGGGGAAAGAGTACTGATGCTGGAGCGGGCGGTGGAGGACGTGACTGCGCGTCATGGGATGTTGATGATACCGGCTTTTGCTACAGAACGAACCCAAGACATCCTGTTTTTGTTGAACGAGATGCTGCTTTTCAAGCGTATTCCGGAGATTCCGGTTTTTGTGGATGCGCCGCTGGCGATTCGCGTGACATCAGTTTTTGAAAAATATACGGACCACTATAAGGAAGAAATCCGCGAGCTTTTCCGTCAACACCCCAATCTTTTTAAATTTAAAAAGTTGAAGTTTACCGAATCCGTTGAGGAGTCAAAGAAAATAAACGATGTTCCTCCGCCCAAAGTAGTAATCGCGGGTTCCGGTATGATGAATGGCGGAAGAATTTTACATCATGCGCGTCGTTATCTCCCCGACCCCAAAAGTATTTTATTGATTATTGGGTACCAAGCGGCAGGTTCTTTGGGCCGGCGGCTTATTGACGGCGAAAAAACGGTAAAACTTTTTGGAGAAGAGATTTCGGTGGCAGCCGAGATTAGAAAAATAAATGGTTTCTCGGCCCACGCTGATAATCCGCAGCTGTTTGACTTTGTTGACAGAAACCGCGATGCCCTGAAGCGCGTTTTTGTGGTTCAGGGCGAGGAGCCGCAGGCGCTTCATTTTATGCAGGAAATTAAAGATCGGCTTGGAGTTCAAGCCGACGCCCCTACGCTTTATCAAGAGTTTGAGATTTGA
- a CDS encoding translation elongation factor-like protein, translating into MEEQVGKIIHYYDKIGVGVVRLEGELGAGDTVHVKGKTSDFEQTVESMQVDRKNVDSGKKGEEVAVKFNEKAHEGDIVYKK; encoded by the coding sequence ATGGAAGAACAAGTGGGCAAAATTATTCATTACTACGATAAGATCGGCGTAGGCGTGGTGCGGCTTGAGGGAGAACTCGGCGCGGGAGACACGGTTCACGTAAAAGGCAAGACGAGCGACTTTGAACAAACAGTGGAGTCCATGCAGGTTGACAGGAAAAATGTGGACTCCGGTAAAAAGGGAGAAGAGGTGGCGGTCAAGTTCAACGAAAAAGCGCACGAAGGAGACATTGTATATAAAAAGTAG
- a CDS encoding HAD-IC family P-type ATPase → MALTRESTQQPFWAMSIEEVLRGLESSGEGLKEEEARRRQKIFGPNEIEERPHLVKLKIVLNQLKSPLILILIFAGVLTLVLREWVEAGVVFAAVLVNTALGFYQENKAEEAIAFLKTYIRVRARVRRSGGEREIDAAELVPGDVIRISQGDRVPADARLIFVNNLEVDESPLTGESLPVEKDINTLDAATALADRTPLVFSGTLATRGFADAVVTATASLSEFGKIAKFVAGSQRQPTPMQQAITRFAKRVGLLLGILAIILFGFGLWAGQDPFEMFLIAVAAAVSAVPEGLPIALTVILAVGVQRLASRKGVVRRLLAAETLGSTTLILTDKTGTLTQARMELAKVIPYQGSQPEHNILLLKEAILNTDTIIENPEAPPQEWRIFGRAVEVALVRGAAAQGVLLPEIQKAEKFLDRLPFSSEHKFSGVVARLDNTTRIVLLGAPEVLVSYTDMPPENRSSLLGEVDRLALGGERVLGVASAVVADHEQILHAKKFKHLNFRGLLTFRDPLRPEVSGAIKKIAASGVKTIIVTGDHRGTAEAVARDLGMVDGRGAVLTGDDLNFLSEEELRARSGEVTVYARVTPEQKVRLTNLYRSKGEVVALTGDGVNDAPALQAADIGIALGSGTDVAKGAADLVILDDNFNTIVAAIEEGRRIVENLRKVIVYLLSDSLDELFLIGGSLLVGLALPINALQILFVNFFSDSFPAIALAFEGGVDNSGQRPKKLGKSLFDGELQFLILVIGISTSALLFLFYYGLIKWGFSEDMVRTFIFASFATYTLILSFSLRSLEKSIFSYNPFGNKYLVGGVVLGILLTALVIFLPPLQKIFGTVPLSWPWLLAIAGVGLLNMAAVELGKWIFRSRPAS, encoded by the coding sequence ATGGCTTTAACGCGCGAGTCAACACAGCAGCCCTTTTGGGCAATGAGTATTGAAGAGGTTTTGCGGGGACTTGAGAGTTCGGGTGAGGGTTTAAAGGAGGAGGAGGCAAGGAGGCGCCAAAAAATTTTTGGACCCAACGAAATTGAAGAGCGGCCGCACCTCGTTAAACTCAAAATTGTTTTAAACCAATTAAAAAGCCCCCTGATTCTGATTTTAATTTTTGCCGGGGTTCTTACTTTAGTACTTAGGGAATGGGTAGAGGCGGGGGTGGTTTTTGCTGCGGTATTGGTTAATACCGCCCTTGGTTTTTATCAGGAAAACAAAGCCGAGGAGGCCATAGCTTTTCTTAAAACCTATATTAGAGTACGCGCTCGTGTCAGAAGAAGCGGAGGGGAGCGGGAGATTGATGCCGCGGAGCTTGTTCCTGGAGATGTCATTCGCATATCTCAAGGTGATCGGGTGCCGGCTGACGCGCGGCTTATTTTTGTGAATAATTTGGAGGTGGATGAGTCACCTCTCACCGGCGAGTCTTTGCCCGTGGAAAAAGATATAAATACGTTGGACGCTGCGACAGCTCTTGCAGATCGGACCCCATTGGTGTTTAGCGGAACTTTGGCAACGCGCGGCTTTGCGGATGCGGTAGTAACCGCTACGGCATCTTTGAGTGAATTTGGTAAAATTGCAAAATTTGTTGCCGGAAGCCAGCGTCAGCCCACACCTATGCAGCAAGCCATAACGCGTTTTGCGAAGCGCGTGGGGCTATTGCTTGGCATCTTGGCAATTATTCTTTTTGGGTTTGGACTTTGGGCGGGACAGGATCCCTTTGAAATGTTTTTGATTGCTGTTGCCGCGGCCGTGTCCGCTGTTCCCGAAGGCCTTCCCATTGCTCTTACCGTAATTCTTGCGGTTGGCGTGCAAAGACTGGCCAGCCGCAAGGGTGTGGTGCGAAGACTGCTGGCCGCAGAAACCCTTGGTTCAACCACGCTTATTTTGACTGATAAAACCGGTACTCTTACTCAAGCCCGTATGGAGCTTGCGAAAGTTATTCCTTATCAGGGGTCCCAGCCAGAACACAACATACTGCTTCTTAAAGAAGCAATACTGAACACCGACACGATAATAGAAAACCCCGAGGCGCCGCCGCAGGAGTGGAGAATTTTCGGGCGGGCAGTAGAAGTGGCGTTGGTGCGGGGAGCTGCGGCGCAGGGTGTTTTACTGCCGGAAATTCAAAAAGCTGAAAAATTTCTAGACAGACTTCCTTTTAGTTCCGAACACAAATTTTCAGGCGTGGTGGCCCGCCTTGATAATACTACTCGCATCGTGCTTTTGGGGGCTCCGGAGGTGCTGGTATCCTATACGGATATGCCGCCGGAAAATCGGAGTTCCCTTCTTGGTGAAGTTGACCGTTTGGCTTTGGGAGGAGAGCGGGTGCTGGGGGTTGCCTCGGCCGTTGTTGCGGATCACGAGCAAATACTGCACGCCAAAAAATTTAAGCACTTGAATTTTCGCGGACTTCTTACTTTTCGCGACCCATTGCGTCCGGAAGTGTCCGGGGCCATTAAAAAAATTGCGGCATCAGGAGTGAAAACAATAATTGTTACCGGGGACCATCGCGGCACGGCCGAGGCTGTGGCCAGAGACTTAGGAATGGTTGACGGACGCGGCGCGGTGCTTACGGGGGATGACTTAAACTTTTTATCGGAGGAAGAGTTAAGGGCGCGCTCGGGCGAAGTTACGGTCTATGCCCGTGTTACGCCGGAGCAAAAAGTACGGCTTACCAATCTTTACCGCAGTAAAGGAGAGGTTGTTGCGCTAACCGGAGACGGCGTAAACGACGCGCCTGCTCTGCAGGCGGCCGACATTGGGATTGCTCTTGGTTCCGGCACTGACGTTGCCAAGGGTGCGGCCGACCTCGTGATTTTGGACGATAATTTTAATACCATAGTCGCGGCCATAGAGGAGGGCAGAAGGATTGTAGAAAATTTGCGCAAAGTCATTGTTTATCTTCTTTCCGACTCTTTAGACGAGCTTTTTCTTATCGGGGGTTCGCTGTTAGTGGGCCTTGCTTTGCCTATTAACGCGCTTCAGATTCTTTTTGTGAACTTTTTCTCGGACAGTTTCCCGGCCATTGCCCTTGCTTTTGAGGGCGGCGTTGACAACTCGGGACAACGGCCCAAAAAGTTGGGGAAAAGTCTTTTTGACGGCGAGCTGCAGTTTCTTATTTTGGTCATCGGAATTTCAACCTCCGCTTTACTTTTTCTGTTTTACTATGGATTAATTAAATGGGGATTCTCGGAAGATATGGTGCGAACTTTTATCTTTGCTTCTTTTGCCACCTATACGCTCATTCTTTCATTTTCTTTGCGAAGTCTTGAAAAAAGCATTTTTTCTTACAATCCATTTGGTAATAAGTATCTTGTGGGCGGGGTTGTGCTTGGGATATTGCTTACGGCCCTGGTCATTTTCCTGCCGCCCCTTCAGAAAATTTTC